Proteins encoded by one window of Cloeon dipterum chromosome 2, ieCloDipt1.1, whole genome shotgun sequence:
- the LOC135937842 gene encoding uncharacterized protein LOC135937842 isoform X1 produces the protein MREKNCKAISLIGLLVIGVCVFASANAEADCETGFVACRLGVPECVKSTQIKDGIFDCSDGSDEGCKEGSFVCKNKKECIDRSKVQDGVPDCKDGSDEVCEPLQHRCVCPPFRCVEPENVKDGINDCEDGSDEVDLTLDDCKKKVNGSTTIKRQKRRASDVSTRVDGPVTTSMFLETEILPNDQKHRPTGLLTSTVGTFIQQGTTTEFATKVFGTHVDGHYAKIVSTSSRVFFAVPSAAAGDALGVLKPTGLISSVTATKVSGLATTLITTDYYRTYIDGTYAQLVSSYSRVVEPSIHTVLATKAYNSAASGQIYPTAVHDSKQSVIEVSPINFKNENQIVPSKSSSIVKATAIAEEKTNTRVTFSSSKHSGEDENDNFINKIKRFDGFKISKPKTNLPTYTVGHYGTDLLDETTETIVSVDKSVEAYVNGKKKDNKNFVNSSRQRNIKGFKNFNVIHNKEDLLHVESTMPTVTYVGFDDFTTTVHNTVIVFMPHSKAQVRATKSLNPNIKVTSLSEIVVPTISSSKLAESRSSLFNKPRPAISKNYISATRTFNAISASSVPSLLNIRKEKELNVEVKPATEIDQNKAEKKEIEASSTIEMEAATDVMSSLGIEPSVTSIESSSEAASESSTLKPTESIDFATKAVTRVADLEELSASTEEAPKTTTEQVESTTEGLATTQQQEDVLDESKENEVASVRKINSHPDEQIIVEGSASSATSSSTIQYVTKVIPNTIYRTYTYFTTFFIPNADKTSTSIKSNEVTSTEIKLSTSLVDIREILATAIAQQIVPTSSYTVVPSATVETTTESEIETTNNTPEVTMTETMTSENEIITTGPTTPMPDPDEEEIELLLKTQYTTYTYLTTYFQDKTSSISSREEVVTNIITSTLDKNAVFTDPAVAGLFARGDSIVEANSIAPTSVGVGRPTEDIYKDLHDAEVKPTARIVPDDIQSQSVRDEPEDLIKTYYTTYTYFTTLFDDNKTTINSRTEVYSNVVSPSSAADKIQPTKVDNSIVPTLEVKATKVNAPNDEEYAKKYKTMRAKEILSAEGEQLVVQTEEPIKVTIPVQLAPVEFTPDSIPTEAVPPKEEIQDEKNKTLESKELDLHESIKSEMFDVPTNSVKEDDVPLKNEDNLVIGSEPGSLDDQISLESNTDIDPSPSLLLQTSYTTFTYFTTLYKGQTSEIVSRLETVTNVVTETVKPDESVKEALETTTEIQNDLTTIQATEVYPITYFTTFTYWTTAYKDGSTLVSSREETVSNVVTPTKKQKDDLHTSQVNDEAAIIVTPTPAELEPTTFYTTYTYYTTSYIGDSTVIKSRLETETNIVSPTPVDNALIPTQTGRAIGIAPPVEQLLDNAKQENPSDIESSIKPSDVQGEHSSLKNNEDQESSSQVFTPELVSTTPPTVSVQPTGVVSRNVGSIVDVDGISTTYFETKAIGTYIGDLYAQVVESTTSVNIDNDRTPEPPVPSRTGLVRLIEGSIIKDSVTTAYESRVIGTIVDGFYAQIIESSSSIITATPTLSEIKETATPVLEPSHPQEEKQEETEDDSKNRKPGFPRKNTITPVIRPFAAIGSRSRAVFQPKKRPVAPTTITRNSLTPTVTATPASASNSESSSKGFRFNQRRQSSAIANQVTNEAKPSSTRKFSRGRSTPTSSNFNPSASSVYNPSTGRRSSSRIQPTATSAFGSSSRRPAGFSGGSRSYSSSGRPNTASAASSIFPGSARTRIRPTSSLPFLTRSTTTLTTPDPEIRVNTLSESDATDEDITQTKITETTKNEQRNTVTEATTFKRPLPFKLRTRNSSPKPLSTTDAPVAQRTTTGRKFPLRKNVVSDNNISEEKPTPRVRPTPRPTLFKQRPTSNLFPPRGLFKRPGEDREQNEENVDKQELQKDSEESDSEFESSEPIPKTVEPNKKVVIKPFSQRRRSKRSIEGMLFTNSSVDSESGHLDREKRQSSYGSFSSRRKSSAAATPSRKPAVELVEYEYIYDDEPVAPPPKPVRSRGRSNFKSASKPDVAPTPPSQKIRPSSVGRASPFTLTRQQQTEATPSKAQFRRPSTGTRTRSDSRSSDSKLRVPRPRTIESTPSRNSNRRYNTLSNNNTPTPRRQISRGRYRNDYESNESQYHTPAFDGTITVTHKVPTEVTIPVINGKITEYKQVIRNTPSTQVLGPKEYSKTDYGGSTVFILNNEVTATPAPGVTEVTQFILKENPTTSVVFTPTTIRGRKTSFSHIIPSTAYEVEPIVNTINDALPSAPLANLLLSQLLLGNFGLQQNINPLLALNQQQVPATPTTEYKTKSTTYVTTVTEQKSTVIPITLRGKAIMTTIINSKEDVITATEYITETIVITPTQNPNNQINSLLFPALLQAQLQQTVQPNQLLLQQAQLLQQQQLLKQVAQQGKVTKQEEEHLELDDEEQKSSEFELISKEEISQAKPNTRATRPPKIFKQIEPEKHTSIVTIYVSGKNPGEFSTVLSTVITDGASLVKREAISPPNIEVKPSIEAKPQIYPVDEDFNMFVMSAFNDIEGSELSSGTYETQSLESILGDVTKYHSSSKLSDNFSTAIHSKSD, from the exons CCGATTGTGAGACGGGATTCGTCGCATGTAGGTTGGGCGTGCCTGAATGTGTGAAGTCGACTCAAATAAAGGACGGAATCTTTGACTGCAGCGATGGCAGCGATGAAG gttgCAAGGAAGGaagttttgtttgcaaaaacaaaaaggagTGCATAGACCGCAGTAAAGTGCAAGACGGGGTTCCCGACTGCAAGGATGGCTCTGACGAAG TTTGCGAGCCACTCCAGCACCGCTGCGTTTGTCCTCCCTTCAGATGCGTTGAACCTGAAAACGTGAAAGATGGGATCAACGATTGTGAAGATGGTTCAGATGAAG ttgATTTAACGCTTGATGACTGCAAGAAGAAAGTCAATGGAAGCACAACGATCAAAAGACAGAAACGGAGAGCTTCAG ATGTAAGCACCCGAGTTGACGGCCCAGTTACGACATCCATGTTTTTAGAAACCGAAATTTTGCCTAACGACCAAAAGCACCGCCCAACTGGCTTGCTGACCTCCACCGTTGGCACTTTCATTCAGCAGGGTACCACGACTGAGTTCGCTACCAAGGTGTTTGGAACACACGTTGACGGCCACTACGCCAAAATAGTGAGCACCAGCTCTCGCGTATTTTTCGCTGTGCCATCAGCCGCCGCAGGAGATGCCCTCGGAGTTCTGAAGCCCACGGGGCTGATTTCGAGCGTCACTGCAACTAAAGTCTCCGGTCTTGCTACAACGCTGATAACCACCGACTACTACAGGACGTACATTGATGGAACTTACGCGCAGCTGGTATCCAGCTACTCGAGGGTCGTGGAGCCTTCAATTCACACAGTGCTTGCGACAAAGGCCTACAATTCTGCTGCCTCTGGTCAAATCTACCCCACGGCCGTTCACGACTCGAAGCAATCAGTCATTGAAGTGTCTccgattaatttcaaaaacgaAAATCAAATAGTGCCAAGCAAGTCATCAAGCATCGTAAAAGCCACTGCTATTGctgaggaaaaaacaaacaccaGAGTCACTTTCTCGAGCAGCAAGCACTCCGGTGAAGATGAAAATGACAATTtcataaacaaaatcaaacgATTCGATGGTTTTAAAATCAGTAAGCCTAAAACAAACTTGCCAACTTACACCGTGGGCCATTATGGCACTGACCTACTAGATGAAACCACTGAAACTATAGTGAGCGTTGACAAGAGCGTTGAAGCTTACGTTAACGGCAAAAAGAAGGACAATAAAAACTTTGTCAATTCGTCTCGGCAAAGAAACATCaagggatttaaaaatttcaacgtgaTCCACAATAAAGAAGACCTGCTTCATGTTGAGTCCACAATGCCAACTGTCACCTACGTTGGTTTTGATGATTTTACCACAACCGTGCACAACACAGTCATTGTGTTCATGCCTCATTCCAAAGCTCAAGTTCGTGCGACAAAGTCATTGAATCCGAACATTAAAGTCACCAGTCTGTCCGAAATCGTTGTGCCAACTATTAGCAGCAGCAAGTTGGCCGAGTCAAGAAGCTCTCTCTTTAATAAACCAAGGCCAGCGATCTCTAAAAACTACATCTCGGCAACCAGGACTTTCAATGCAATTTCGGCTTCATCAGTACCCTCTCTTTTAAATATCAGAAaggaaaaagaattaaatgttGAAGTGAAACCAGCGACAGAAATTGATCAGAACAAGGctgagaaaaaggaaattgaagcTAGCAGTACCATTGAGATGGAAGCAGCCACTGATGTCATGTCTTCATTGGGAATCGAGCCTTCCGTAACTAGCATTGAATCGAGTTCAGAGGCAGCAAGTGAATCCAGCACACTAAAGCCAACTGAGAGCATTGATTTTGCTACGAAAGCTGTAACTAGGGTAGCCGATCTTGAGGAACTATCAGCCAGCACCGAAGAAGCGCCGAAAACCACGACTGAACAGGTTGAGTCTACAACAGAAGGACTGGCCACTACTCAGCAACAAGAAGATGTGCTGGATGAATCTAAGGAAAATGAAGTTGCAAgcgtgagaaaaattaactctCACCCGGACGAGCAAATAATTGTGGAAGGAAGTGCTAGTAGTGCAACTTCTAGCAGCACAATCCAATATGTGACAAAGGTTATTCCGAATACAATTTACAGAACTTACACTTACTTCACAACATTCTTTATACCAAATGCGGACAAAACATCTActtcaattaaatcaaacgaGGTTACAAGTACAGAAATCAAACTGTCGACTAGCCTAGTTGACATCCGGGAAATCCTAGCAACTGCTATCGCTCAGCAAATCGTTCCTACCTCTAGTTACACGGTCGTTCCTTCTGCAACCGTTGAGACAACAACTGAATCTGAAATTGAAACCACGAATAATACTCCTGAAGTAACTATGACGGAAACCATGAcctctgaaaatgaaataataacaactGGGCCCACAACACCAATGCCTGATCCAGATGAAGAAGAAATCGAGCTTCTTCTGAAAACTCAGTATACTACTTATACTTATTTAACCACATACTTCCAAGATAAGACATCAAGCATTTCAAGCAGAGAGGAAGTCGTCACAAATATTATTACGTCTACCCTGGACAAAAATGCAGTGTTTACAGATCCTGCGGTCGCCGGACTGTTTGCTCGAGGCGACAGCATCGTTGAAGCAAATTCTATAGCACCAACTTCAGTGGGCGTAGGAAGACCAACCGAAGATATTTACAAGGATCTCCATGACGCGGAAGTGAAACCAACTGCTCGGATTGTTCCAGATGACATCCAATCTCAGTCAGTCAGGGATGAACCGGAAGACttaataaaaacttattaCACAACATACACATACTTTACTACGCTCTTTGATGATAATAAAACGACTATCAACAGTAGAACCGAAGTTTATTCTAATGTTGTGTCACCAAGCAGTGCTGCTGATAAAATTCAGCCAACAAAAGTTGACAATTCTATCGTGCCAACTTTAGAGGTGAAGGCTACGAAAGTTAATGCACCAAATGACGAAGAGTATGCCAAGAAGTACAAGACAATGAGAGCAAAGGAAATATTGAGTGCTGAAGGAGAACAGTTAGTGGTTCAAACAGAAGAACCAATTAAAGTGACAATTCCCGTTCAACTAGCACCGGTTGAATTCACACCTGATAGTATTCCAACTGAAGCTGTTCCCCCCAAGGAAGAAATTCaggatgagaaaaataaaacgcttgAATCAAAGGAGCTCGACTTGCATGAAAGCATTAAGTCAGAGATGTTCGATGTTCCCACAAATTCAGTGAAAGAGGATGATGTGCCATTGAAAAATGAGGACAATTTGGTCATCGGATCAGAGCCAGGAAGCTTAGATGATCAAATAAGCCTTGAAAGCAATACGGACATAGATCCATCACCATCCCTCCTGTTGCAAACAAGTTACACAACGTTCACCTATTTTACAACTCTTTACAAGGGCCAAACGTCAGAAATTGTGAGTAGGCTTGAGACAGTAACAAATGTGGTCACAGAAACCGTTAAGCCTGATGAATCTGTAAAGGAAGCCCTAGAAACAACAACCGAAATCCAGAATGATCTGACAACTATTCAAGCAACCGAAGTTTATCCGATTACATACTTTACGACTTTCACCTATTGGACAACTGCATACAAAGATGGGTCTACTTTGGTGTCAAGTCGTGAAGAAACAGTTTCGAATGTGGTTACTCCAACTAAGAAACAAAAAGATGACTTGCATACAAGTCAGGTTAATGACGAGGCTGCAATAATTGTTACTCCAACGCCTGCTGAACTTGAACCAACAACATTTTACACAACGTACACTTACTACACAACATCCTACATTGGAGATAGCACTGTAATTAAAAGCAGATTGGAAACAGAAACAAATATCGTAAGCCCAACTCCTGTGGATAATGCTCTGATTCCCACCCAAACTGGAAGAGCAATAGGTATTGCACCACCTGTTGAACAACTTTTGGATAATGCTAAGCAAGAAAATCCCTCTGACATTGAGTCATCAATTAAACCAAGTGACGTTCAAGGTGAGCACTCATcgcttaaaaataatgaagacCAGGAAAGCAGTTCTCAAGTATTTACCCCAGAATTGGTATCAACAACTCCCCCAACTGTTAGCGTACAGCCAACTGGAGTTGTTTCCCGCAACGTTGGCAGCATAGTCGATGTTGACGGTATTTCTACCACGTACTTTGAGACAAAAGCGATTGGAACTTACATTGGAGATCTCTACGCTCAAGTTGTGGAAAGCACAACTTCTGTTAACATAGACAATGATCGCACACCAGAACCTCCTGTACCGTCAAGGACTGGACTTGTTAGATTGATTGAGGGCTCAATAATCAAAGACTCAGTAACAACTGCATATGAATCACGAGTTATTGGCACAATTGTAGATGGGTTTTATgcacaaattattgaaagctCTTCAAGCATTATAACAGCAACACCTACCTTGTCGGAAATCAAAGAAACGGCCACTCCAGTTTTGGAACCCTCACACCCTCAAGAAGAAAAACAGGAAGAAACAGAGGATGACAGTAAAAACCGCAAACCTGGATTCCCTCGAAAAAATACCATTACACCAGTTATCCGGCCATTCGCTGCAATTGGAAGTAGAAGCAGAGCAGTATTCCAACCGAAAAAGAGACCTGTGGCACCAACAACAATTACAAGGAACTCCTTGACACCAACTGTGACAGCAACGCCAGCATCTGCAAGTAATTCAGAGAGCTCATCGAAGGGATTCAGATTTAATCAAAGAAGACAAAGCAGTGCGATTGCAAATCAAGTTACGAATGAAGCTAAACCGAGCAGTACCAGAAAATTCTCAAGAGGGAGATCCACTCCTACTTCAAGTAATTTCAATCCATCTGCTTCGTCAGTTTACAATCCTTCAACAGGGCGAAGGTCAAGCAGTCGTATTCAACCAACTGCAACATCTGCATTTGGAAGCTCATCTCGTAGACCAGCAGGGTTCAGCGGAGGAAGCCGATCATACTCCTCATCAGGTAGACCTAACACAGCGTCAGCTGCATCTTCAATCTTCCCTGGGAGCGCTAGAACTCGAATCAGGCCAACATCATCTCTGCCATTCTTAACCCGATCAACAACAACTTTGACCACGCCCGACCCTGAAATTCGAGTTAACACTTTGAGCGAATCGGATGCCACTGACGAAGACATTACACAAACTAAAATAACTGAAACAACAAAGAATGAGCAACGAAATACAGTCACGGAGGCTACTACATTCAAGAGGCCTCTTCCTTTTAAATTGAGGACAAGAAACTCCTCTCCAAAACCACTTTCAACCACTGATGCACCAGTTGCTCAGAGAACAACAACCGGAAGAAAATTCCCTCTTCGTAAAAATGTCGTGAGTGATAACAATATAAGTGAAGAAAAGCCAACTCCAAGAGTGAGGCCGACTCCAAGACCCACCCTGTTTAAGCAAAGGCCAACTAGCAACCTATTTCCACCTCGTGGATTATTCAAAAGGCCAGGAGAAGATCGTGaacaaaatgaggaaaatgttGACAAGCAAGAACTCCAAAAAGATTCGGAAGAAAGTGATAGTGAATTTGAATCCTCAGAACCCATTCCTAAAACAGTGGAACCAAACAAAAAGGTGGTGATCAAGCCATTCTCGCAGAGACGACGAAGCAAAAGATCTATAGAAGGAATGCTATTTACAAATTCTTCAGTCGACTCAGAATCAGGACATCTAGACAGAGAAAAGAGACAGTCAAGCTATGGATCATTCTCATCTAGGAGGAAATCATCAGCTGCTGCAACTCCTTCTAGAAAACCAGCTGTTGAATTAGTGGAATACGAGTATATATATGACGATGAGCCAGTCGCGCCACCACCTAAACCAGTGAGAAGCCGTGgaagatcaaatttcaaatctgcATCTAAACCGGATGTAGCACCAACACCACCGAGCCAAAAAATAAGACCTTCGTCTGTGGGGAGGGCATCACCTTTTACACTTACGAGACAGCAACAAACTGAAGCAACGCCATCAAAGGCACAATTCAGAAGGCCATCCACTGGTACTAGAACAAGAAGTGACTCCCGTAGCAGCGATTCAAAGTTGAGGGTGCCAAGACCAAGAACAATCGAGAGCACTCCGAGCAGAAATTCAAACAGACGATACAACACTTTGTCTAATAATAACACTCCTACACCTAGAAGGCAAATATCTAGAGGCAGATACAGAAATGACTACGAAAGTAACGAGAGCCAATATCACACGCCAGCATTTGATGGCACTATAACGGTCACGCACAAAGTTCCAACAGAAGTAACAATACCAGTCATCAATGGCAAAATCACCGAATACAAACAAGTGATTAGAAACACACCAAGCACACAAGTTCTTGGTCCGAAGGAATATAGCAAAACTGATTATGGTGGCAGCACGgtgtttattttgaacaatGAAGTAACCGCAACTCCAGCTCCTGGTGTAACAGAGGTGACACAGTTcatattgaaagaaaatccgACTACAAGCGTTGTTTTCACGCCAACAACCATTCGTGGTCGAAAGACTTCATTCTCTCATATAATACCAAGCACAGCCTATGAAGTTGAGCCGATTGTCAACACAATAAATGATGCTTTGCCTAGCGCACCGTTGGCCAATCTCCTGTTATCGCAACTTCTGCTTGGCAACTTTGGTCTTCAACAAAATATCAACCCTCTTTTGGCTCTCAATCAGCAACAAGTTCCTGCAACTCCAACCACTGAATATAAAACGAAATCAACAACTTACGTGACAACTGTTACAGAGCAAAAGTCAACTGTCATTCCAATTACTCTAAGAGGAAAAGCGATTATGACTACCATTATCAACAGCAAAGAGGACGTAATTACAGCAACTGAATATATTACGGAGACCATTGTCATCACACCAACACAAAATCCAAACAACCAGATTAATTCACTTCTCTTCCCTGCTCTCCTTCAGGCACAGTTGCAACAAACTGTACAACCAAATCAATTGCTTCTCCAACAAGCACAGTTGCTACAACAGCAACAACTACTTAAGCAGGTGGCGCAGCAAGGAAAGGTTACTAAGCAAGAAGAAGAACACTTGGAGCTTGATGATGAGGAGCAAAAGAGCTCAGAATTTGAGTTGATTAGTAAGGAAGAAATCAGTCAAGCAAAACCCAATACGAGAGCAACAAGACCACCTAAAATATTCAAGCAGATTGAACCTGAGAAGCACACAAGTATTGTGACTATATATGTATCAGGCAAGAATCCTGGCGAGTTCAGCACTGTGCTTTCTACAGTTATAACCGACGGTGCAAGCCTGGTTAAAAGAGAGGCGATTTCACCCCCTAATATTGAAGTGAAACCATCAATTGAAGCCAAACCTCAAATCTACCCAGTTGATGaagattttaatatgtttGTCATGTCGGCTTTCAACGACATCGAAGGCAGTGAGCTTAGCAGCGGAACGTACGAGACTCAGAGCTTAGAGAGCATATTAGGGGATGTCACAAAATATCATAGTTCTTCCAAGTTGAGCGATAACTTCTCAACAGCAATTCATTCCAAAAGCGATTGA